The sequence CCTTTTCAACAATTGTTATGTCACTGGCATACGACAGTAAGCCCTATCGCTGACGCCATGTTGATTATAGTTTTTTGctcaaacaaataataataaccgTTCGATTCTCCGTCTATCCTATTTAGATATATTAGAACGAGCAGACGGAGAACTGAGCAGCTTCTCACCTAATGAAACGGAAACGACCGTTCGGTCATCCCGTCTTAGCTCAAAATGGCAGCAGCGTCCTAATACAAAGTGACGAGAAAGACCTGTTGTTGTGGTTTCTGGCAACAAAAACATTACTTTTCGCATTCCCAACAAACTCTATAAATAACCAGAAACAACAACTCCCTGCTTAATTATTGAAGATCCCCAAAACTGTTCAAACCAGGGCAAGAATTCgcaaaaatagatttattgaTTGAAGCGATGACGTCGACCCTGTAATAATTATATCACAACGTCGATTATTGAATAATGAAGTACTGGGTTTTAAGACGCAGAAAAATGACTAAAGGAAACTGGTTTCGTTGATCCTTTtcaaaagataaattattaattaatgacgAGTTTTAATACCGCTTTGTTGGAATTTTAAAGTTCGCCATTAGTGGAAactattatttatgaattcaCGTGCATGACATGTATCTATTATattgctatcaaagttctatttttttgtatgGGATGTAAATcggtttaaaatattattttaaaggtaattgTTTTGAATGAGGCGATCGGAAAACTGGACGGAAAATAGCAGTTACCCAGCCAATTAAGTTCGAAAAGTCATTCAGTACTCCGGTCGTCCCATTCAATAGGACAGAGACTGAGTACGGCGAGCGAAGGACTGAACTCTATCACGGCACCTCATTGATCAATACATGATCGAATCCATTATCCATCCTATTCCCGGGTCGTGAAGAAAAGAAATTGTCAACCAACTCTCCTCGTTAAAAACCGACCGTTTCGCAATAAACAATTGAAATTCCGTCGGTATGGCCGAAAGGCATTACAGAAGCAATTTGCAAGACTAAAACCGCCCCCGTTCGGTCCGATAAAGGATTTCCTGGAGGAAGTCGTCGAGCGACCCGAAATCCTCGTATCGGTTAATATTTTAGGGGTGATTCGGGTCACGGTTGACTTTGAAGGGCATCGTTCGGAACGCCGACGGCCGCCTCttcgttatttaaaatttatttcgattCTTGCCGTTGTTGAATTAGCAAATATTTAggcaaaacaataaacaaacaagCGACGCGCAGATAAGAAACTTGTCCTATTTGTTTTGATTACAAATCGTCATGGCagctttgaaacaaaaggGCTTCTCATGGGGGCTGCGAATTCGCGTCTTTGCTCTGATTTTCTTCGCATTAATGGAGACAATTTTAGAACGAACGCAAGCAAAACGAAACTATTTTCCGCACCAAAAATCCTCAATAAAAATGCCCCAAGCCCAAGGCCAAGTTCACATCGGGATTAATAGTTTCGTCCGCAGTCGACACGCATGCAATTCGGTATTTAGCGTTTTCGTGTCGCTAACAAATAGATTTCCCAGTTATGGCCgcggaattattttttaatcgaaaCAGTTGCGCCTTCACAAAACTGGTCCAGCTGACTCCTACGCGAGtgacttaattaattttttacaggATATAGAATTGAATTCATTTGCCTCGATTCCAGGCGTCACGGTCATTCGTTTCCCGGTAATGTACTacttaaaatctttaaaattgttacttAACGCGGACAGATTAAATTACTTATCTTAGGTTATGTGCAACGACGCCCGCCATCTTAGTCTGTCCTTTTTAAAAACGGAATAACGTAAACTACAAATTGACATTTGTCTCAAAATGGCTACTCTAGCAGTGTTTTTGAAGGCGATGCCGCCATATTGTATCGCCATTATGAACAAAATTTCTACGAGATCTCCGTCAATGAAATGTTTGTCACAAGTTGCGCATTCaattcaaaacaattagaACACGGATTTCATGGAATTTCGATGATCAAACATGATTACATGAACATACAACGAAAATTgatcaaatatgttttaaaatggaGTGAGTAGGATTGTCATTTTGATAcactgaaatttgaaaatggccACTCCACCGTTTGTTTCAGAGATAACGCAGTTATGTGGGTATCTCAACTCGCGGCAAAAATGATGCACAATGGCCATTGCTATAATTGTGAATGAAATGTTTATCACAATTGAATACAAGAGAATTGTAACACTGACGTCTATTGAGTCTTAATACAAGCTTttgataaattgttttaaagaCAATTTAAAGCCCTTTGTAAATCTGCACAAATGGGCCAAATTACgattaaaacttcaaagatGTCATgaacaaataaagaaatattttcattgaaaaaaatatatgagtGCCCCCTAATAGGTTACATCGTTACTGGTTTTAATTCACGTAGATACACAAGTCAATCcaaaacgatggtttcattcaggttaatatttaatgaggtttgccatttaaaaattagtttcttCAAAATGAATAGGACCGACGGATAACTCTCAGCTGACCGTGTATATCAGTGTTTTGTTCTCTGCTCATTCTATTCAAAAATGACGTTATGCCTAACATCATTCAGTCCTTCGTCCGTTCTGCTCCATACGCGTCATTTTGAATTGACTGAGCTTCTTTGCTCTTTTTTTGATTTAGCCAAATGCAACATGGCGTCGACTGTAGGTATTGTTATCAAATTCCTCTCGCGAGATACAAACGCACGAGATGAATCATTTTTCTTGTTCCCGGCCCCCGTTTTAATCGTAAATCCTGGAGCCTTGAGTCTGGAAACATCATTGTTCTTGCAATAAAAGgcaatcaaagaaaataaaacgtgATTGATGGGCGGAGGAACCGCtgaaagcaattttaatatcatcCCACTAATTGATAACTCACTTTTGTGGCTTAATTATGTGCTACTTTTCCGGCCTTTTCGCTAGCAAACACTGCCCATAATTTTCTATGTGATTCATGGAGGTAAAACGTCCATTTCCGGTCGCGCGGTTGAAAATTACTCCAATCACGACCGGTAATTAGAAGCTCTGATTGAGTGTTTTTTCGGGTctcaaataatgttttcttttgcAGGTTTTACTGGGATTTGTGTATGCTGCTGCTGCTGGTGGCCAATTTGATAATTCTGCCAGTGGcgataagtttttttaacgaCGATTTAAGCATGCGATGGATAGCGTTCAACTGTCTCTCGGACACCATTTTTCTTATCGATATAGTTGTAAATTTTAGAACAGGTATCACTCCGACTACATTCCTTATTTCTTCAGAGTAACTCACATTTCTCTATCCAGGTATAATGCAACAAGACAATGCAGAACAAGTGATACTGGACCCGCGATTAATAGCTCAGCATTACATACGCACGTGGTTTTTTCTGGACCTAATCTCCTCGATACCCCTCGATTACATCTTCCTCATTATCAACCAGGTAAGCGGATATTTATGGCCCCTATCGGGGAACGTCGCGAAAATACTTTCCCATTTCTCATTTTCGCGTGTCTCCCCGTCTTCCTCTCCCTCGACCCTCAAGGTAAATCGATAGTTGCCTTCTCATGCCCGCTTGGCGTGAGGAAGGTTGTAACAAGCGCccttttttactatttttctgCTCCGAATTGAGGAGTCTCTGTTTGTTTCGCTTTGCGAATTGATTTACTGGTTATATAGGGATGTGCCGTGTATTCAATATGTGATGGAGACTGCAACTTTAGTCATCATCGATAGTGACGCCCACCCCTatgagaatattttcaaaagagAAGATTTTTTAGGACGGATATTTTGGGAGTTGACCTCAAAAATTCAGTATTTTGGATCGtaaatgcaaagaaaaatacGTATCACTGCAACAAAATCAAAGTACGTCCATCAAAGACAGCGGCATGCCAAAGAAGATATCCAAGTCAAACACCTGAACAAGttctattataaatattcatcTTGATTCAAAAAAGTACCTACACTACTGATCTGGTAATTAAGAAGAATTAACGGTTTCATTTCAATAATGTCAGacaaatttctgttttttttttctggttttCCTAATATCAACTAACCTGAATACGGCACTTTTAGCAATTTTCCAAACTTTGAGGGTCGGTATCTCGGGAATTTGTACATTCCCAAAGGTGTCTCAAATTAATTGTCTGTGTTACAGAGttcaaaaacaattcaattgaGATACCTTTGAGGATCTACAAATGCCTGCACAAGCAGCGTAGTATAAATTCCTTTTAGTTTCTGAAGTACCGCAATTGGTGCGGTTTAGAACTTTTCGTATCGAATTGGTCTTTTTACATGATATATTATGTTAGTATCGACATGACGTTactatttattcaaattttagagATTCTAATCTTTAtcgaatttattaaattgctaCTTCACTGATCAATAGAAATGTTTACCACATCgatatttcacatttttataatttaattaaaatgagtTGAAGagtaaagaatttttgttaGTCATTTACCCCCTAAATCAGTTCCAGGACTACGTAGAGAATTTCCAATTCCTGCACGCAGGTAGGGCCTTGCGGATTCTGCGTCTGGCCAAGCTGCTCTCCCTTGTGCGTTTACTGCGCCTGTCTCGCCTGGTCCGCTACGTGAGCCAATGGGAGGAAGTATACGTAAGTGCCCATTTCAGAGTAGAGTGCAACTATCGACACGCGGTGCACCGAGTAGTCGAGCTTCTTATACATCCAGGTCGACGACGTGTGTATCGATACATCCGACTATCACTAGTACCAAGTAGCGAAATGCATGCCAAGGCGTAAACTGTTAATTTTTCGCacctcattttttttctctttcggGCGGCAGGGAAATTGCAttgaattattcaattttcccGTTAGGCGCAAATCCCTCGGGATCCGTTTAgtgtgaatttattttattcggGAGGCACTAAACGCGCAGTTCCACCGATCGATGCCGATATGAATGTTTCAGTGCATTTTGTGTGCGAGTGACTCGGACAAATAGGACGGCTCTTTTTACACTGCTCCAGCTCCCTGGAAATAAGGGATTTAGGATGGAGGAGGAAGAGGAGGAGGAATCAGCTGTAGTGAGGGGGCGACCTAAATTGCTGGGTGATGTTCGAACGGAGGAGAGAGAATTATGGCCGGTACGAGTGTGTCCTCTCTCCCCCCGAAAACCACCTCCCACGGCCTTCATTTGGCTTATTACTATTTACCAATATTTTCAGCGATGGGTTgaaacttttccaatttcaggggctcgttttgaaaaaatatcggGGGCTTTACAAACGAAATTACGCTCTTTTGTGTTTTCCCGGAAAAGAAAGCCCGGGCTATCGGGTTTCAGACAATTGCAGGGTTTTgttggagttttttttattgaataaaagtaattttgaaccATTTTTCGACATGAaccattttttgaaagtttgaaATGTTTTCAACACAGTGTTCCACCACCAATGACGCCATCTACCAACTGCTGTAGGAGCATGGGCACTGAAGTTGACAGATGACATTGACAttatgtgttatttttaaaaatattgaaatattgtcGGTGtttacaaataaacaaaatgctTATATGTGAGTGGCACCACCGAATTTCCGCATTCTCCCTCACACCCAGAATAAAAATCCGCTGTGCGCAATCGCCAACCGATAAGTATGTACCTGCGATCAGCTTCTCGATGTTCATTCACCTCTTTATACCTCTCTGTGCATGCGCTTACTTATACCTACCTTCGTCGCCATTTTCATCATCTAACCGAAACTAATGCGTCATCATCGTTCTCTTCCGGTCGGATGCCCACTAACGCTTCCTATTATCTTGTGTTCTTCGCTTTCTAGATCTTGCAGAATCTTCAAAAAAAGCGAACCGAACGCCGAGGCAGATACAGCTCGGACCTGAACAAGTCGAGCACGAAGAGCAACCTCATCTTTAAGGTAAACTGTGCTTCATGACCCGCTTCTGGCATTTTGCGCGCATGAGCAGTTCGCCAGCCGCGCTTCGCTTCCGcatctgtcaaaaaaaattgccactgattttgattttctctCTCTTTATTACTCTTCACACCATTTGATTGTTTTGTGTACTTATTGCCGAGTTTTTTGGGTAATATAGTTTTGTTTTGCAGTACGAATGAGCAGTTTGTTCTTTAGAGACCACAGAGTTCGAGAAACTGCCCTTTTTGTGCGCTCACGTCGCTAGAGGGAAGCCCGCGTTTgacttacatttttttgacgtTTGTAAGGCTCGACCAGCGCCCATTTCGTTATTGCTGAGTAGGCTTTGATTGAGTATAATTATGACAGTTGATGCTAGTTTTCTCTTGTTTTTTTTGACCGCTTGAGGGCCGAAACTGGCGCTCAGTGGCCTCACCGCATATGCAACTATTTATACATCACTCGAAATGCACAATCCAAATGACGTTCCTTCGAACAACAAAAGGCGATATTCGATTCAAATCAAGAGATTCACAGTCTCTTCTGGATAGAAAAACACGTCCACCACACTTAAATTCATTTCTAACTGTTAAATTGGAGGCAGAATAAACTCTAATCAAGATTGTCAAAACTACGCAAAAATGcgttacaaaaaagttttcttcttATACTATAAAGAGAAAATATCATCACTACTATCAAAACTTCGTAAAATGACTGTCAGAGAGTTTTCTTTTGTTCACATGTCAACCACTATGTTTTCTTGTCTTACCCTGTCATAAACTCATTCGATGtgacaaaaaattgttgtaCTACTTTCGCCACTTTAGCAAATATGGCAACTACATACGACTGATTTTAAACTCCCAATATAGAGGCGGAAATAAAATGTCCCCAAGATTATTAAAACTTCGCAATATAGCCGCAGGAAATGTCTTGTTTAAACAGTAAACGATTTTTCCCTTTAGTATCGTCATACTGTAGTGCGATATGCCAATAGATGGCGCTCCTTTCTTTCCGTACTTCAACAAATATGGCGACTATAGTAGTTTCAGACaagatttattttagattGTCAGATGTGGGTAAATGGTTGCATAAGCTTCTCAAATCAGCCTAACGCAATTTATTGCCAATCGTagcaaagtaaaaaaaaaacgttccCTTTTTGCAATTATTCGTAGCTAGTTGGACTTAGATAGAGTAACCGTTTGACATTTTACTATTCCAAACAAACGAGCTTTGTCCTCGACTCGAAACCGCTCATGtgcctaaaaaataaatcgcttCTGTCACTAACCGACCACACCGAAATCACCATGACAAATTCGCTCACATAACACCGAACTCTGTTTTAACTTGTCTGTGTTCCTCCGAAGAGTTTCTGGATAACATTGACACTTCCAGCTTTCgcaccattttgtatctaaaacGGACAtggaatttcaaattgttttcatttttatatactCTCAACAGAGATGTTGCGTCAAGGatgttgttaatatttttatgtacagATTAAAAGTGCTGTTGATCGTTTTACTGGCCGATTTAATGGTAAATTGGGTAAGTACTGTGTAGGTGAACTTACCTTTATTGGCGGCTTACGTTTCTGTTGCTAATCTCCTTGCATTTATATTAGAAAGAAAGAGTAGTGTTCTATTTAGTAGTTAAAGTCCATAATAGCGTCAAATGAAGAATGTATTGTCATGTactaaaagtttcaaatagGATTAATACTACCGATGAGGGCTCTACGAAACGTAAACCAATCGACGAAAGCGAGCATGCCcttaaatatgttaaatttaatgttcGCTTTCTTCGCTTCACATTTTGCCCACCAGAAGTCGCAAGGAAATAAAATGTGCGCTGACACCTAACTATAATTTGCGTTATTAATATATTCAAAGTGTCATGTTGATTGGTTCCCGAAGCAATATGCGCACTCAATAATGAATCTCCAGCAACTGCGCACTTCCCAATCACCGCGATCTGGCACCTGTTATCAGCCTCTTAGCAACATTAAACAATAACATTTGCCTCTCTTTTCCAGTTTTTAAACATGGCCAGCGTCTTCATGCGCATATTCAACCTCATCTGCATGATGCTGCTGATCGGCCATTGGAGCGGGTGTTTGCAGTTCCTTGTTCCGATGTTGCAAAATTTTCCTGCCAACTCTTGGGTGGCTATCAACGAATTACAGGTAAAACGGGAACGCCGCAATGTCTCTAGACGAGACTATCACATGTCACCTAATGGCAGGAGGCGTACTGGTTGGAGCAGTACTCTTGGGCCCTATTCAAGGCCATGTCCCATATGTTGTGCATCGGATACGGGCGGTTTCCGCCCCAATCGCTCACCGACATGTGGTTGACCATGCTGTCCATGATCTCGGGAGCCACTTGTTACGCGCTCTTCCTTGGACACGCCACCAATTTAATCCAGAGCTTGGACTCCTCAAGGAGACAGTATCGGGAGAAGGTACGTCTATGACATTTAAGATTGTTTGAATTGTCCTCCAACACGTTTCTTCCGGAACAAAAGGTGAAACAAGTGGAAGAATACATGGCCTATAGAAAATTACCCCGCGAGATGCGCCAGCGCATCACGGAGTACTTCGAGCATCGATATCAGGGAAAGTTCTTTGACGAGGAGATTATCTTAGGAGAGTTGTCCGAGAAGCTACGGGAAGATGTCATCAACTACAACTGTCGGTCCCTAGTGGCTAGCGTGCCGTTTTTCGCTAACGCCGATTCGAACTTCGTCTCCGACGTGGTCACTAAGTTAAAATATGAAGTCTTCCAGCCAGGTGAGTTCtccatattattttaatttctctacTACTTCATTTTAGAAAGTTCTAGAAGAGTAATTCTAACCTTTAGCGATTTCAACAAGAAAAACTTCCAGAATTTTCAAGCATGCGAGATTTATTTCCCAGAGTCAGCTTTCCGTACacatattatatatatgtatatatataatatttttaggtgatataataataaaagaaggAACCATCGGTACCAAGATGTACTTCATCCAAGAGGGTATAGTGGACATCGTGATGGCCAATGGTGAAGTGGCTACCAGCCTTAGTGATGGCTCGTACTTCGGCGAGATTTGCCTGTTGACCAATGCGCGCCGCGTGGCATCCGTGCGCGCCGAGACCTACTGCAACCTATTCTCCCTGTCCGTGGACCACTTTAACGCGGTTCTTGACCAGTACCCGCTCATGCGCCGCACGATGGAGTCGGTCGCGGCGGAGAGGTCAGTGCGTTGGTTGGTATAAATAAACCCGCGGAGGGTATTATTACATTCTTAGTGGCTTGCTTGTTCTAACAGGATATAAGCTTCAAGTGTTTTGTGTCCCTTCTCATCCATCGATAATCAGTAGTAGTCGCTTGTCATTCATCATTTATCTATTTGttgttgccacattttcaaaaCTCAAGCCACGTTAATTTAGAGAGGTTAATTCATCCAAAGCGGCAATGCTGGAGAACGGCTAAATTACGtcaaacatttcaaataacaGTATTACAATACTGATAAGTGACATGTATCTATTCACAACAGTGATTTGTGAAAACTTACCTCTTTCCAGCGATGTGGCTAAAGTGAAATTTCTTactctgtatatatatacGTTTCGAACACTATCACTTCTATACACAAAACACGTAACACGCAAGCGCACAACAACACCATCATTCTCATCTAGATTGTTTGGTGTTGTAGAATGTCCCTTCGATGCGGGCGTTTTGAAATACGTTAAAGATCCATGATTTCCTAGCGACTGATGTGTTGCCCTCTGGTACATCAGATTTATCATCAGTGACAAGCTTTTATTTTATGCGTATTTCAAGCGGTCACTCCACGTGTCTTTCATCGTCACTTGCTAGCGTCACCTAGCCGTATATCTGGCATTTTGCAGGTTGAACAAAATCGGCAAAAACCCGAACCTGCTAGCGCACCGGGAGGAGGATCTAGGCAGCGAAAGCAAGACTATCAACGCGGTGGTGAACGCGCTGGCTGCCGAGGCGGAGAACGGCAATCTATCGCAGGAATCCGTTGCCAAATTGCACGAGAGTGAGACTCGGTGTAGTACGGAGACCAACCGCAAGAGGACATTGCTGCCGCGTCCCAAGTCCGAAAACAATTTCGCGTCGCTCGACCTCGGCCTGGTTAGCGGTGGCTCGAACGACCGGCCGCTTTTTTACAAATCGGACACGATACACAAACAAATGAGCATGCAATGACGGCACTCCACGCACTAGTGTCTAGCGACGTTGGCGGGCCGGCTGCGCAGGACGATCGCGGTGGTCTCACTGTGATTTCGTTGTTCGGGGCGCGTGCGCCGTCGCTACTGGCGCTCGAGCCTGCGCAGCAACTGTCGTCAATCGATTCGTTTCCCCGCAGTGTCGCGCGGCACTGGTGCGTGATGGATGTTAGGTACATTACATACACATACACACACTAAAGCAATacataacttttaaaattcgattcaGTTGTGCAATATTTAGTGTAACATTGAGCTGCTTAAGTTACGTGCTCAACTCAGTAGCGGTCGTTTCATTGCGTGTAACATATCCTCCTTTTGAGAGCAATATCGGTTCAGAGTAGCTTTATCGCGCTGTCTCTCTTGTACAGTTTTAGTGGACTTTCGTCTTTATTTAGCTGCTCTAGTACAAAACGAAGCTCCTCTCTATAGGAATTGATCAGTTTAGCGTTTCTAggactaattttaatttaagacgCGCGTAGACGAGTAATGAGTCTGCTGTTGCCTGAATGCATTTTTATAACCTATGAACGATGCCTATTAGGAACGTAGATGTAAATCGTTACCTATGATTTGAACTTTGCAAGGGTGGGATTTGTCCCTAATGGACAGCCCTGTGATGTTAAAAACTCTAACAAagccttaaaataataattataaaaagtgctaattttatttcaaataaggcCCTAGGAGGCCTTACACCTATAATccctaaaaatgtttgaatttaattgtttatctcaaatttaaaagttctGTAACGTTAACTCTAATGTAGCATTCCATGGGTGAATAGCCATAGACATTACCCGGGGTCAACTGCCAACTTTCCACAGAAAGGCAATTTCCGAAAGTTCTGGTTAAAAAGAGTTCCTAAGGAGCCTTTAAGGGGCtcaaaaattatgcattttttaaaaaagcaaatccTACGTTGATCTACTTACACAACAGTTTTCTATCTAGTCTTTAGcctgaaaaattctgaaaatagcATTCTTATATCAGCCAACAAAAGGGTCAAATCCCTAAGTtttagggttacctatacgGATCCTAAACTCCTATTACTCCTATTACGTGTCGAAATTCAAGGAAAAAAGGGTCCaactgtaattaaaataattgcaatAGTTATTGAATTTCAAGCCGAAAAGCTGTTTTGTTGCTAACCTTCTTTACGTCGCCTTTAGAGCCAAATTCCACCCCAAACCTTATCAtttcgatatttaaaaaagtgaaaacgCAAACAACTAGTTTACTAAATTCATAAGAATCTTTACCATGTAAACTAAGCGCTTGGCAcaaggaataaatttaatatcggGGTCGTTAGGGGCGCCCCCGAATTACCTACCTAATAgagattttacaaattttatctCTACATAAGGGACATTCTTCTTTTAGAAGGACTAGCCTGTTACCGTTCGGTTCGTCCGTTTCGTAcgtcaattattaattttggtaGAACCATGAACTGAAAGCGAGCGGAAGCCGGAATCAAAATAGAGAGTAAAACGAATGATAAGAAGGGGGTATGAATCCCCTAGGGGATCCCGGAAGAAGCGAATGTTTACGGCCTCATTGTTGAGTTTTCGCTCAGCCGGGGTTTCGTGGCAGATACAGGAACCTCCTCTCTTCTAAACGCCATACACAGTTATTGttagagaaaataaaagatattgaTCTAGAACTGTCTTTTATTTCGTGTCTATTTCTGTCTTGCTCAGGGAAAGGATACAAGAGGAAGACGAAGGAGAGGACCGAAAGAGGGGCAATTAAAGAAGCGATCAAAGGCAAATATTACTTACCTGTTTAAATTCATTTCGGTTTGTCCTCCATTATTCGGATGTATTTCGAAGGAATTGAGAGAATGTCTTTCGTTGCCAatctgaaaatataaattaatattgccTTCAATACTATTTCAAAAGAAACTCTTAAATGGCCCTTAAAACTACTGTCTGCAGAGTCGAAAATCATcttgataaaattattaatttttttttcaatac comes from Euwallacea similis isolate ESF13 chromosome 9, ESF131.1, whole genome shotgun sequence and encodes:
- the Ih gene encoding potassium/sodium hyperpolarization-activated cyclic nucleotide-gated channel 2 isoform X5, encoding MIISCFMPHSVDTSLRQPPRLLIRDGGGGEGGGEERRSSSRRAPSLRLANGRVAAAQSEEEIRSPPPRRLAKDDSIKISIENTNTCTDSLVTALDDETLLIADCLSNDMNYNKGSGKVHFGVDDMSLYGTPKEEPGPVPLGTVEPGKQSFIKNQLQALFQPTDNKLAMKLFGSKKALMKERIRQKASGHWVIHPCSSFRFYWDLCMLLLLVANLIILPVAISFFNDDLSMRWIAFNCLSDTIFLIDIVVNFRTGIMQQDNAEQVILDPRLIAQHYIRTWFFLDLISSIPLDYIFLIINQFQDYVENFQFLHAGRALRILRLAKLLSLVRLLRLSRLVRYVSQWEEVYFLNMASVFMRIFNLICMMLLIGHWSGCLQFLVPMLQNFPANSWVAINELQEAYWLEQYSWALFKAMSHMLCIGYGRFPPQSLTDMWLTMLSMISGATCYALFLGHATNLIQSLDSSRRQYREKVKQVEEYMAYRKLPREMRQRITEYFEHRYQGKFFDEEIILGELSEKLREDVINYNCRSLVASVPFFANADSNFVSDVVTKLKYEVFQPGDIIIKEGTIGTKMYFIQEGIVDIVMANGEVATSLSDGSYFGEICLLTNARRVASVRAETYCNLFSLSVDHFNAVLDQYPLMRRTMESVAAERSVRWLNKIGKNPNLLAHREEDLGSESKTINAVVNALAAEAENGNLSQESVAKLHESETRCSTETNRKRTLLPRPKSENNFASLDLGLVSGGSNDRPLFYKSDTIHKQMSMQ
- the Ih gene encoding potassium/sodium hyperpolarization-activated cyclic nucleotide-gated channel 2 isoform X7, with the protein product MNYNKGSGKVHFGVDDMSLYGTPKEEPGPVPLGTVEPGKQSFIKNQLQALFQPTDNKLAMKLFGSKKALMKERIRQKASGHWVIHPCSSFRFYWDLCMLLLLVANLIILPVAISFFNDDLSMRWIAFNCLSDTIFLIDIVVNFRTGIMQQDNAEQVILDPRLIAQHYIRTWFFLDLISSIPLDYIFLIINQFQDYVENFQFLHAGRALRILRLAKLLSLVRLLRLSRLVRYVSQWEEVYILQNLQKKRTERRGRYSSDLNKSSTKSNLIFKFLNMASVFMRIFNLICMMLLIGHWSGCLQFLVPMLQNFPANSWVAINELQEAYWLEQYSWALFKAMSHMLCIGYGRFPPQSLTDMWLTMLSMISGATCYALFLGHATNLIQSLDSSRRQYREKVKQVEEYMAYRKLPREMRQRITEYFEHRYQGKFFDEEIILGELSEKLREDVINYNCRSLVASVPFFANADSNFVSDVVTKLKYEVFQPGDIIIKEGTIGTKMYFIQEGIVDIVMANGEVATSLSDGSYFGEICLLTNARRVASVRAETYCNLFSLSVDHFNAVLDQYPLMRRTMESVAAERSVRWLNKIGKNPNLLAHREEDLGSESKTINAVVNALAAEAENGNLSQESVAKLHESETRCSTETNRKRTLLPRPKSENNFASLDLGLVSGGSNDRPLFYKSDTIHKQMSMQ
- the Ih gene encoding potassium/sodium hyperpolarization-activated cyclic nucleotide-gated channel 2 isoform X6; the protein is MIISCFMPHSVDTSLRQPPRLLIRDGGGGEGGGEERRSSSRRAPSLRLANGRVAAAQSEEEIRSPPPRRLAKDDSIKISIENTNTCTDSLVTALDDETLLIADCLSNDMNYNKGSGKVHFGVDDMSLYGTPKEEPGPVPLGTVEPGKQSFIKNQLQALFQPTDNKLAMKLFGSKKALMKERIRQKASGHWVIHPCSSFRFYWDLCMLLLLVANLIILPVAISFFNDDLSMRWIAFNCLSDTIFLIDIVVNFRTGIMQQDNAEQVILDPRLIAQHYIRTWFFLDLISSIPLDYIFLIINQFQDYVENFQFLHAGRALRILRLAKLLSLVRLLRLSRLVRYVSQWEEVYFLNMASVFMRIFNLICMMLLIGHWSGCLQFLVPMLQNFPANSWVAINELQEAYWLEQYSWALFKAMSHMLCIGYGRFPPQSLTDMWLTMLSMISGATCYALFLGHATNLIQSLDSSRRQYREKVKQVEEYMAYRKLPREMRQRITEYFEHRYQGKFFDEEIILGELSEKLREDVINYNCRSLVASVPFFANADSNFVSDVVTKLKYEVFQPGDIIIKEGTIGTKMYFIQEGIVDIVMANGEVATSLSDGSYFGEICLLTNARRVASVRAETYCNLFSLSVDHFNAVLDQYPLMRRTMESVAAERLNKIGKNPNLLAHREEDLGSESKTINAVVNALAAEAENGNLSQESVAKLHESETRCSTETNRKRTLLPRPKSENNFASLDLGLVSGGSNDRPLFYKSDTIHKQMSMQ
- the Ih gene encoding potassium/sodium hyperpolarization-activated cyclic nucleotide-gated channel 2 isoform X2; translated protein: MIISCFMPHSVDTSLRQPPRLLIRDGGGGEGGGEERRSSSRRAPSLRLANGRVAAAQSEEEIRSPPPRRLAKDDSIKISIENTNTCTDSLVTALDDETLLIADCLSNDMNYNKGSGKVHFGVDDMSLYGTPKEEPGPVPLGTVEPGKQSFIKNQLQALFQPTDNKLAMKLFGSKKALMKERIRQKASGHWVIHPCSSFRFYWDLCMLLLLVANLIILPVAISFFNDDLSMRWIAFNCLSDTIFLIDIVVNFRTGIMQQDNAEQVILDPRLIAQHYIRTWFFLDLISSIPLDYIFLIINQFQDYVENFQFLHAGRALRILRLAKLLSLVRLLRLSRLVRYVSQWEEVYILQNLQKKRTERRGRYSSDLNKSSTKSNLIFKFLNMASVFMRIFNLICMMLLIGHWSGCLQFLVPMLQNFPANSWVAINELQEAYWLEQYSWALFKAMSHMLCIGYGRFPPQSLTDMWLTMLSMISGATCYALFLGHATNLIQSLDSSRRQYREKVKQVEEYMAYRKLPREMRQRITEYFEHRYQGKFFDEEIILGELSEKLREDVINYNCRSLVASVPFFANADSNFVSDVVTKLKYEVFQPGDIIIKEGTIGTKMYFIQEGIVDIVMANGEVATSLSDGSYFGEICLLTNARRVASVRAETYCNLFSLSVDHFNAVLDQYPLMRRTMESVAAERLNKIGKNPNLLAHREEDLGSESKTINAVVNALAAEAENGNLSQESVAKLHESETRCSTETNRKRTLLPRPKSENNFASLDLGLVSGGSNDRPLFYKSDTIHKQMSMQ